One stretch of Marinobacterium iners DNA includes these proteins:
- the slmA gene encoding nucleoid occlusion factor SlmA, with the protein MSDKEQKISRREQILQALAQMLENNPGQRITTAALAREVGVSEAALYRHFPSKARMFEGLIGFIEETLFSRITLITQSDVGGVRQCEQVLTLLLAFVEKNPGMARILTGDALSGETERLRVRINQLFERLETQLKQIMREAEVREGLRTEIPAGSAANLMLAAAEGRIRQFVRSEFKRRPTEFWPEQWARLGTGLYRAPAASA; encoded by the coding sequence ATGAGCGACAAGGAACAGAAAATTTCACGCCGCGAGCAGATTCTGCAGGCGCTGGCACAGATGCTGGAAAACAACCCGGGGCAACGGATCACCACCGCGGCCCTGGCGCGTGAGGTGGGCGTGTCTGAGGCGGCCCTCTACCGTCACTTCCCGAGCAAGGCACGCATGTTCGAAGGATTGATCGGCTTTATCGAAGAGACTCTGTTCTCGCGCATTACGCTGATCACTCAGTCAGATGTGGGCGGCGTGCGCCAGTGTGAGCAGGTTCTGACCCTGCTGCTGGCATTCGTGGAAAAGAACCCGGGCATGGCCCGGATTCTGACGGGTGACGCCCTTTCGGGTGAAACCGAGCGCCTGCGAGTACGCATCAACCAGTTGTTCGAACGACTGGAAACCCAGTTGAAGCAGATCATGCGAGAGGCAGAGGTGCGTGAGGGGCTGCGTACGGAGATCCCTGCCGGCTCGGCTGCCAACCTGATGCTGGCTGCAGCCGAGGGTCGTATCCGTCAGTTTGTGCGCAGCGAATTCAAACGCCGTCCGACCGAGTTCTGGCCTGAGCAGTGGGCGCGGCTGGGAACCGGGCTGTACCGCGCACCCGCCGCCTCGGCATAA